The nucleotide window CTTTTTCCCCTTAAACAATAGTAATGTTTTCTTCAGAAGCAATATCTGTAAACTTATGGAAATAAGATCATATGTTCATCTACAAGCAGTTCTTCTCTTCGATGCTGATATGAAAATGAAAGTGTGTGCCTCTTTATCTTTCAAATAACCTTTGAGTTTCTACTAAATATACATTCATTTTGTTGAAAGGCTTAACGGCCAAAAAAATTCAAACCTTTGTGCATTTCTGTAATATTGTCTGACTTTTTTATTTTGGCAATTTGGTCTTGAACTcttgatttcaaaacttattttcAATTCTATCCAGTGgatcaaaattgaaataaaaaaatattttatcaccaatttgaacaaaaaaaaaaattgtcagtaTTAGTTGCCAGTCCTTCCTCATGCTGTaatcaaattatttattttattcaaattgatagtaaaatataatttttttttctactttgaacaaaagaaaaaaattgtcagAATTAATTGCAAGTCCTTCCCCATGTTGTaatcaaattatttattttattcaaattgataataaaatataatttttttctctAACTTTGACCAATTGGACATAATTGCTACTAAGTTTTGAAATCATTACAAAATTGCAAAAACAGCCAAAGGTttggattttatatatatatatataccattaGGTTTTGTTGAAACTACAAGATTATTTTGTTTTAAACTAGTAGGGAGATGCATAATGCTTGTGGTCGTGTTAATATCGCTATAAAATTTGAACGGAGATGGAAATAAAATAATTGGGAATGTTTATACTAcaaaataaaatgagataaaataaaatgagataaacAATCTCATACTGTTGGAGTGTGTTGAAGGATTCTTGATAGGTTAAGGAAATTAAATTCATATGCCTATGGAGGATTCACTTTTCCCTCCTTAAAAATCTTCTTATGGATCTTTCATTATATAATGGAACACAAAAAGACTCAACATAATTAATTTACCTTGTGTTTGGATGGGAGAATTTGAAATATGATATTCAAATTTGATAAAAGTATATATTTCATTCAATTGATTGGAGTCCTGAATATATATTAAGCTAATAAACATGAAGTTATTTGAGTGTGGATTTGAAATAATTTATAAATGGTGTTATTTCAAAACCACTCTAAAAAGTTCTTAATAAGAAAATGGTGTAATTTGAAATCCATAATTTATCAATAatctatattaaaattaaatccaAATCCCTAATTTCAAATGTTGGAGTCCAAACATAGCAGTAATTCATTTTCCTTAGATTTTCTCAATGTAAGGACAGTAAAATCCTTAAGGGCCATTACTAATGGTAAAATTCCTGGACGTAAAATTACAGTAGTGTCAAACAGCCAATAAAAGTCTTGGAAAAGGCCTTTTCGTGCAAAAATGCTGAAGGTTAAAACTGTCTCCAAGTTGTCTCCCTGAGGACCCTAATCCAATGGGAGAATTATAATTGGGTTATTGCATTTTGAACTGCTATTGTCATTGCCTTCTTTCCTTTTTCATcagtttctccatacttttctttctccaaattttgttaaGATATTTTATGATGCTGCATGTGCTTGAATTATGTGTGCCTTACGCTCAATTAAGGACATTTGAGAATGTAAGTTAACTAATTTTTAGTCTTTTTGCCCCTATTTCATATATACTTGTGAGTAACTATTTATGAAATAAAAAGGCGAACTTATCCCCAAATGAGGAAGGTGTATTCCTTTATGTACATGTTATGTTTAATCAATCACAGGTGTTTTCTTTTCGTTTCCCTTTCATTTTATCAGCCTTTATTGCTGTTAATCTGTTGGTCTAGAATAGAAAAAGCTGTTATCTTAACCCATTATCCATTTGTGATCAATCCAGATTTGAGTTTGGCTCCAGAATTGGCAATGAAGTTGCAAGATATTCCTGTTAATCCATGTTTTGCTCTTATGCTGGCATTCACTGAGCCTTTGTCTTCAGTAAGTTACAAGATATTCCTGATAAGCAGTTTTAGAACTTCGGAATTTTGCATAGATGACATTGGTAATATGATTGTATGACCTGACTTCACTTCAACACCCTCTTTTCTTCCTTCCCTCTTTTGCCCTTAGTCCTTAGACCCTTGGATTGTGGTTGTTATATATCTTCTTCAATCTTCCAAATAAAATAACACATTTTGCGAGGCTTATATATCCTGACGGAATTTTGGCATGGTGATTAAGATACCTGTAAAAGGCTTCTCGTTCAAAAATTCTGAAGTTTTAAGCTGGGGTCACTGTGACAGCAGCAAGCCTGGTCATTCAACCACAAGGTATGCATTTTTGTTTTTTCATGTGTATTAATGGGGAGAGAGAAATCTGGTTTCAGTGTTGTTTGGAATGTTATATTTATCATCTTGTTTCATTGTGCAGTGAACGATGGGTATTGCATTCAACAGCAAAGTATGCTCGTGATTTAATTGCTCAAACTGGACTTCAGAAGCCTTCAACTGCAACATTAACAAAAGTTGCTGAAGAATTGTTGGAAGAATTTGAAAGAACTGGACTCCATGGCTCGCAACCATTTTTCAAAAAAGCTCATCGATGGTCAGTATTTAGGTCATTATGTTTATTTGATGCATAAAAATTCATCATCATGCTTCTAATCATTCAATTTCTCTCAGAAATACAACTTATGTAGATTTTCttgctttctttcttttccctgctGTATAACATCTATggcccaataaatttttgggataaaggtttagtttagtttagtttagtttagttgagttgagtttataacATCTGTGCCCTATTCTGTGTTCTGTAGTGTTGACTTTGTTGTTTCTACTGGTGGATGTTTTGCTAGGGGAAGTGCTTTCCCAGCAGCAAGTGTAGCTGAAGAAGAAAAATGCTTCTGGGATGGTAAGAAGAAACTGGCCATCTGTGGAGATTTTTGTGTTAGTCCAAATGTAGAAGGTGCAATACTTAGTGGCTTGGCTGCTGCTGCAAAGTTCATAGAAGCACCGGGTTGCTTGTAGGGTAATTTTATTATGTATTTCTTTCCCCTCCTTATCATTCTAAATTATGGTGCAATTTGTTTCTATGAAGTTGAAAGTAATTTAGAAGCTACAG belongs to Hevea brasiliensis isolate MT/VB/25A 57/8 chromosome 4, ASM3005281v1, whole genome shotgun sequence and includes:
- the LOC110640189 gene encoding uncharacterized protein LOC110640189 isoform X2, producing MEFQSPSSNPPEALVAVCPREVFEISYREIAEDGKELLFDHGAPFFSISNTDVLKLLHEWELKGLVAEWKENFGSFDCLSNKFLDIDQEGLGKRYVGVPGMNSICKALCNETGVESKFAIGVGRLDWLDSENSWLVMGMDGQNHGSFKGVVASDKNIFSTRFKDVTGCPPPLDLSLAPELAMKLQDIPVNPCFALMLAFTEPLSSIPVKGFSFKNSEVLSWGHCDSSKPGHSTTSERWVLHSTAKYARDLIAQTGLQKPSTATLTKVAEELLEEFERTGLHGSQPFFKKAHRWGSAFPAASVAEEEKCFWDGKKKLAICGDFCVSPNVEGAILSGLAAAAKFIEAPGCL